The following are encoded together in the Silurus meridionalis isolate SWU-2019-XX chromosome 2, ASM1480568v1, whole genome shotgun sequence genome:
- the tmem72 gene encoding transmembrane protein 72 isoform X1, with product MSGLQATVDHLPWIPSPLNQLSFSVLCAVGVETLHQTDFYSLAIYLLVSSAGMMLFEITYIIDALLLTWLPYPVNSKFFVIWKTMAHVGCFQKFLYYTVLSVMCFLHPVLVWHAVIPGTMLLLTGLLNFILSKRKKSSPPKESKELDGDLSVHITESEEPEQTFSFFHIMSGRRASYLPNVSKLSNSFDCSEAILGLDLSVQNLHNSMSKGDKVNVYFTKSFKAYETEMEVFDIDPDETTSDKAPMIRM from the exons ATGTCTGGCCTTCAGGCAACAGTAGACCACCTACCTTGGATCCCTTCCCCCCTGAATCAACTTTCCTTTTCAG TGTTGTGTGCTGTGGGAGTGGAAACACTGCACCAGACAGACTTCTATAGCTTGGCCATCTACCTCCT GGTTTCCTCAGCTGGAATGATGCTTTTTGAAATAACATATATCATTGATGCTTTATTGTTGACATGGCTTCC GTATCCAGTTAATTCTAAATTCTTTGTGATTTGGAAAACGATGGCTCATGTTGGATGCTTCCAAAAATTCCTCTACTACACCGTTTTGTCTGTGATGTGTTTTTTGCATCCAGTGTTAGTCTGGCATGCTGTCATACCag GGACTATGCTGCTGCTGACAGGACTGCTGAACTTTATtttgagcaaaagaaaaaagtcaagtCCACCCAAAGAATCCAAGGAACTCGATGGAGACTTGAGCGTGCACATCACCGAATCAGAGGAACCTGAGCAAACCTTTTCCTTCTTCCACATCATGTCTGGAAGGAGAGCTTCTTACCTACCCAATGTCAGCAAACTTAGCAATTCTTTTGACTGTTCTGAGGCCATACTTGGACTAGATCTTTCTGTACAAAACCTTCACAATTCAATGAGCAAAGGTGACAAAGTAAATGTTTACTTTACAAAGAGTTTTAAAGCATATGAAACTGAGATGGAGGTTTTTGACATAGATCCAGATGAAACCACCTCAGATAAAGCACCGATGATAAGAATGTGA
- the tmem72 gene encoding transmembrane protein 72 isoform X2, producing MSGLRMWFVLECGCNILGISTAAVLCAVGVETLHQTDFYSLAIYLLVSSAGMMLFEITYIIDALLLTWLPYPVNSKFFVIWKTMAHVGCFQKFLYYTVLSVMCFLHPVLVWHAVIPGTMLLLTGLLNFILSKRKKSSPPKESKELDGDLSVHITESEEPEQTFSFFHIMSGRRASYLPNVSKLSNSFDCSEAILGLDLSVQNLHNSMSKGDKVNVYFTKSFKAYETEMEVFDIDPDETTSDKAPMIRM from the exons ATGAGTGGCTTAAGGATGTGGTTTGTATTGGAGTGTGGATGCAATATTCTTGGCATCTCTACAGCTGCAG TGTTGTGTGCTGTGGGAGTGGAAACACTGCACCAGACAGACTTCTATAGCTTGGCCATCTACCTCCT GGTTTCCTCAGCTGGAATGATGCTTTTTGAAATAACATATATCATTGATGCTTTATTGTTGACATGGCTTCC GTATCCAGTTAATTCTAAATTCTTTGTGATTTGGAAAACGATGGCTCATGTTGGATGCTTCCAAAAATTCCTCTACTACACCGTTTTGTCTGTGATGTGTTTTTTGCATCCAGTGTTAGTCTGGCATGCTGTCATACCag GGACTATGCTGCTGCTGACAGGACTGCTGAACTTTATtttgagcaaaagaaaaaagtcaagtCCACCCAAAGAATCCAAGGAACTCGATGGAGACTTGAGCGTGCACATCACCGAATCAGAGGAACCTGAGCAAACCTTTTCCTTCTTCCACATCATGTCTGGAAGGAGAGCTTCTTACCTACCCAATGTCAGCAAACTTAGCAATTCTTTTGACTGTTCTGAGGCCATACTTGGACTAGATCTTTCTGTACAAAACCTTCACAATTCAATGAGCAAAGGTGACAAAGTAAATGTTTACTTTACAAAGAGTTTTAAAGCATATGAAACTGAGATGGAGGTTTTTGACATAGATCCAGATGAAACCACCTCAGATAAAGCACCGATGATAAGAATGTGA